One Stenotrophomonas maltophilia DNA window includes the following coding sequences:
- a CDS encoding TonB-dependent receptor plug domain-containing protein, with the protein MHRSKLSRSILLALSMASAGGAIAADADAVDATAGSRADPTQLDAMLVTGTRASNRTQFETLAPVDVFTKEDIKSVESTDLKDVLAQLVPSFVVQRLPMADGQVFVRPATLRGLSPDQTLVLVNGRRFHRSALLGNRGAQAADLAQIPTSAIKRIEVLRDGASAQYGSDAIAGVINIILEDGPGTEITAGYSQYAQGDGASRDFSARTGWSLGDYGSLVLFAESSNSDATSRTRQRPDAIAFQAAHPDLDVPNPVQRWGQPELESRRVGFNVKANANDTLELYAFGLYSHSDGVSDFNWRNPDTTTGAYRTTAIFPGWNLRSIYPVGFSPQYGNVQNDLQLVGGLRGEITPKLRWDVSASYGRNAIDYSLKNSINASLGPASPTAFDLGRLTQTEKNANADFNYEWDVAALSKPINVAFGGEFRQETYQVRAGDPASYAVGPGAAAGLEANSNGAPGFSASQAGQWSQRSKAAYVDMEVPLGERWSIGAASRYEDFSSFGSTLDGKLSARFAITPDVALRGTVSTGFRAPTPAQLNTTSTTQGLDTRTLQIFTSGRLSPNDPLAQLLGARPLKPEESRTASLGLTWRTDLGLSGSVDVYQIKLTDRFSQSASFAIPAGTPNPLGYTSVNYFTNDFDTTTTGVDVVGNYLHDLGAGRMTLTLAYNYNRTRVDNGSTSVATNETQRVLFEDRLPEHKGSLTGSWDIGAWSLMARMRYYGAWTDSSGNAVGDIYQRFGAMSFLDLAVGYRINEHHSLRVGADNVFDRYPDEATFQASRGLVYSRNAPYDTDGANLYAQYRLSF; encoded by the coding sequence GTGCATCGTTCGAAGCTTTCGCGTTCCATCCTCCTCGCCCTTTCCATGGCCAGCGCAGGAGGCGCGATCGCAGCGGACGCCGATGCGGTCGATGCCACGGCGGGTAGCCGTGCGGATCCCACCCAGCTCGACGCGATGCTGGTCACCGGCACCCGCGCCTCCAACCGCACCCAGTTCGAAACGCTGGCGCCGGTGGACGTGTTCACCAAGGAAGACATCAAGTCCGTTGAATCCACCGACCTGAAGGACGTGCTGGCGCAGCTGGTGCCATCGTTCGTGGTGCAGCGCCTGCCGATGGCGGACGGCCAGGTGTTCGTGCGCCCGGCCACGCTGCGTGGCCTGTCGCCGGACCAGACCCTGGTGCTGGTCAACGGTCGTCGCTTCCACCGCAGCGCGCTGCTTGGCAACCGCGGTGCGCAGGCGGCCGATCTGGCACAGATTCCGACCAGTGCGATCAAGCGCATCGAAGTACTGCGCGATGGTGCCTCGGCGCAGTACGGTTCGGACGCCATCGCCGGTGTCATCAACATCATTCTCGAGGATGGCCCCGGTACCGAGATCACCGCCGGCTATTCGCAGTATGCGCAGGGCGATGGCGCCTCGCGCGATTTCAGTGCACGCACCGGCTGGTCGCTGGGTGACTATGGCAGCCTGGTGCTGTTCGCCGAATCGTCCAACTCCGACGCCACCTCCCGCACCCGCCAGCGCCCCGATGCCATCGCCTTCCAGGCCGCGCATCCGGATCTGGACGTGCCCAACCCGGTACAGCGCTGGGGCCAGCCGGAGCTGGAAAGCCGCCGTGTCGGCTTCAACGTGAAAGCCAATGCCAATGACACGCTGGAGCTGTATGCGTTCGGCCTGTACAGCCACAGCGATGGCGTCAGCGATTTCAACTGGCGCAATCCGGATACCACCACCGGTGCCTACCGCACCACCGCGATCTTCCCCGGCTGGAACCTGCGTTCGATCTATCCGGTGGGCTTCAGTCCGCAGTACGGCAACGTCCAGAACGACCTGCAGCTGGTCGGTGGCCTGCGTGGCGAGATCACCCCGAAGCTGCGCTGGGATGTCAGCGCCTCGTATGGCCGCAATGCCATCGACTACAGCCTGAAGAATTCGATCAACGCCTCGCTCGGCCCGGCCAGCCCGACCGCGTTCGATCTCGGCCGCCTGACCCAGACGGAGAAGAACGCCAACGCCGACTTCAACTACGAGTGGGATGTGGCTGCGCTGTCCAAGCCGATCAACGTCGCCTTCGGTGGCGAGTTCCGCCAGGAGACCTACCAGGTGCGTGCCGGTGATCCGGCTTCGTACGCAGTGGGCCCGGGCGCTGCCGCTGGCCTGGAAGCCAACTCCAACGGTGCGCCGGGCTTCTCGGCCAGCCAGGCCGGGCAGTGGAGCCAGCGCAGCAAGGCCGCCTACGTGGATATGGAAGTGCCGTTGGGCGAGCGCTGGAGCATCGGTGCGGCCAGCCGTTACGAGGACTTCTCCAGCTTCGGCAGCACCCTGGACGGCAAGCTGTCGGCACGTTTCGCGATCACCCCGGACGTGGCCCTGCGCGGCACGGTGTCCACCGGCTTCCGTGCGCCGACCCCGGCGCAGCTCAACACCACCAGCACCACGCAGGGCCTGGATACGCGCACGCTGCAGATCTTCACCAGTGGCCGCCTGTCGCCGAACGATCCGCTGGCGCAGCTGCTCGGCGCCAGGCCGCTGAAGCCGGAGGAATCGCGTACCGCGTCGCTGGGCCTGACCTGGCGCACCGACCTGGGCCTGTCCGGCTCGGTGGATGTCTACCAGATCAAGCTCACCGACCGCTTCAGCCAGTCGGCCAGCTTTGCCATTCCGGCAGGCACGCCGAATCCGCTGGGCTATACCTCGGTGAACTACTTCACCAACGACTTCGATACCACCACCACGGGCGTGGACGTGGTCGGCAACTATCTGCACGACCTCGGCGCGGGCCGCATGACGCTGACTCTGGCTTACAACTACAACCGTACGCGGGTGGACAACGGCAGCACCTCGGTAGCCACCAACGAAACCCAGCGCGTGCTGTTCGAAGATCGCCTGCCCGAGCACAAGGGCAGCCTGACCGGCAGCTGGGACATCGGTGCCTGGTCGCTGATGGCGCGCATGCGCTACTACGGCGCCTGGACCGATTCCAGCGGCAATGCAGTGGGCGATATCTACCAGCGTTTCGGTGCGATGAGCTTCCTCGACCTGGCCGTGGGCTATCGCATCAACGAACACCACAGCCTGCGTGTGGGCGCGGACAACGTGTTCGACCGCTATCCGGACGAAGCGACCTTCCAGGCCAGCCGCGGCCTGGTCTACTCGCGCAACGCGCCGTACGACACCGACGGTGCCAACCTGTACGCGCAGTACCGGCTGAGCTTCTGA
- a CDS encoding AraC family transcriptional regulator yields the protein MSAAGKALWYIETHADQPLALADIAAAAGLSPFHLSRLFQARTGTSVVRYLRGRRLTAAAQRLAGGAGDILQIALGAGYTTHAAFTRAFSEQFGQTPERVREQGTDGLALVQAIRVDDAPTACGEAPRLLDTPAFQVAGIGMRHTRDSGGAIPGQWAQLNREWPTPAPISFGVCCNSDDDGGFDYVAALPASAVPSVPAHWQRVDIPPRRYLVAWHGGHISTIRSTWFWLLDHYLPGSGLSLADAPDLERYDSRFNEHTGNGGVEIWLPVDERPH from the coding sequence ATGAGCGCGGCAGGCAAAGCGTTGTGGTACATCGAAACCCATGCGGACCAGCCGTTGGCACTGGCCGATATTGCCGCTGCGGCGGGGCTGTCGCCGTTCCATCTGTCGCGCCTGTTCCAGGCCCGCACCGGCACCTCGGTGGTGCGCTACCTGCGGGGGCGGCGCCTGACCGCTGCCGCGCAACGACTGGCCGGCGGTGCGGGCGATATCCTGCAGATCGCGCTGGGCGCGGGCTACACCACCCATGCGGCGTTCACCCGCGCCTTCAGCGAACAGTTCGGGCAGACCCCGGAGCGGGTACGCGAACAAGGTACCGATGGACTGGCGCTGGTGCAGGCGATCCGCGTGGACGATGCACCGACTGCCTGCGGCGAAGCGCCACGCCTGCTCGACACGCCCGCTTTCCAGGTGGCGGGCATCGGCATGCGACACACCCGTGACAGTGGTGGGGCGATTCCCGGCCAGTGGGCGCAGCTCAACCGCGAATGGCCGACACCCGCACCAATCAGTTTCGGCGTGTGCTGCAACAGCGATGACGACGGTGGCTTCGACTACGTCGCCGCACTGCCGGCAAGCGCAGTGCCGAGCGTGCCTGCGCACTGGCAACGCGTAGACATTCCGCCGCGCCGCTACCTGGTGGCGTGGCACGGTGGGCATATCTCGACCATCCGCTCGACCTGGTTCTGGCTGCTGGACCACTACCTGCCCGGCTCCGGCCTCAGCCTGGCCGATGCACCGGACCTGGAGCGCTACGACTCCCGCTTCAATGAGCACACCGGCAACGGTGGCGTGGAGATCTGGCTGCCGGTGGACGAACGTCCTCACTGA
- a CDS encoding alpha/beta hydrolase family protein, with product MRMMDVVLGMFLMASAGIANASELWMAGERHGTTTVASAAVRDAQHRDALRYTVWYPAPAGSTETALTIGPPDAPLFDVGRSAMDASIAGERLPTLLLSHGNGGSARMMGWLGTALARAGYLVIAVDHPGNNGVDEMTLPGSMLSWLRADDLRAALAAVQADPQLGAHVDPERLGVAGFSAGGYTALLAAGARPDLQRLLGFCRAHPDDGVCRPQQETATHTMDARVAAAGSPALSPWISHANDSRAIPGVRAAFLLAPAIVQAFAPEQLSSLRQPVSIVLGEADSVAPPRSNGEAAQALIPGAALLRLPDVGHYDFLAACTAVGVQRLPELCSSSIPRAGTHAQAVAAAVQFFAEALR from the coding sequence ATGCGCATGATGGACGTTGTGCTGGGAATGTTCCTGATGGCCTCCGCAGGTATCGCCAACGCCAGCGAGCTCTGGATGGCAGGCGAACGCCACGGCACCACCACGGTGGCCAGCGCCGCGGTGCGCGATGCGCAACACCGCGACGCCCTGCGCTACACGGTCTGGTATCCGGCGCCCGCTGGCAGCACGGAAACCGCCCTGACCATCGGTCCGCCCGATGCGCCGCTGTTTGACGTCGGCCGCTCAGCGATGGATGCATCGATCGCGGGCGAGCGCCTGCCGACCCTGCTGCTCTCCCACGGCAACGGCGGCAGCGCACGCATGATGGGCTGGCTGGGCACCGCATTGGCTCGCGCCGGATACCTGGTGATCGCGGTCGATCATCCCGGCAACAACGGCGTGGACGAGATGACCCTGCCTGGCAGCATGCTGAGCTGGTTGCGTGCGGATGATCTGCGCGCGGCACTCGCTGCAGTACAGGCCGATCCGCAGCTGGGTGCGCACGTCGACCCGGAGCGACTGGGTGTGGCCGGGTTCTCGGCCGGAGGCTACACCGCGCTGCTGGCCGCCGGTGCACGCCCCGACCTGCAGCGGCTGCTGGGCTTCTGCCGCGCGCATCCGGATGACGGCGTCTGCCGGCCACAACAGGAAACCGCCACGCACACGATGGACGCGCGTGTTGCCGCTGCGGGCTCACCCGCGCTGTCTCCCTGGATCTCCCACGCCAACGACTCGCGCGCGATCCCCGGCGTGCGTGCGGCATTCCTGCTGGCGCCCGCGATCGTGCAGGCGTTCGCGCCCGAGCAGCTCTCCTCGCTGAGGCAGCCAGTGTCGATCGTGCTGGGCGAGGCTGACTCGGTTGCGCCACCGCGGAGCAATGGCGAGGCTGCACAGGCACTGATTCCAGGCGCTGCGCTGCTGCGTCTGCCGGATGTCGGTCACTACGACTTCCTGGCGGCCTGTACCGCGGTGGGTGTGCAAAGGCTGCCCGAGCTCTGCAGCAGTTCGATTCCAAGGGCGGGCACCCACGCGCAGGCAGTGGCTGCCGCGGTGCAATTCTTCGCCGAAGCACTGCGGTAG
- a CDS encoding VOC family protein, giving the protein MRLLHLTLPVSEVTTVAAYFHDVLQQRVVGNHVHIGWSTIELQPAADHPVGGVHLAFNVPDNRFSEAMTWLRERTPLQRNPAGLDYFALESSWQSQSVYFTGPDGLILELIGRRRLPASAREGAFHGSELTCLSEVGLPSHDVDAVREQSSLRFGLQPISPPSPQFAPMGDDEGLLIVVAADRRWFPEQKDLPSARGLQLQVGDVAGPGVVEDAALGWRVQAA; this is encoded by the coding sequence ATGCGCCTGCTTCATCTCACCCTGCCGGTGTCCGAAGTCACCACCGTCGCCGCGTATTTCCACGATGTGCTGCAGCAGCGCGTGGTCGGCAATCATGTGCACATCGGCTGGAGCACGATCGAACTGCAGCCGGCGGCTGATCATCCGGTCGGTGGCGTGCACCTGGCCTTCAACGTACCGGACAACCGCTTCAGCGAGGCGATGACCTGGTTGCGTGAACGCACGCCACTGCAGCGCAATCCGGCGGGACTGGACTACTTCGCGCTGGAAAGCAGCTGGCAGTCGCAGTCGGTGTATTTCACCGGCCCTGACGGCCTGATCCTGGAACTGATCGGACGCCGCCGTTTGCCGGCCAGCGCGCGCGAAGGCGCGTTCCACGGCAGCGAACTGACCTGCCTGAGCGAAGTCGGCCTGCCCAGCCACGATGTCGACGCTGTGCGCGAACAGTCCAGCCTGCGGTTCGGCCTGCAACCGATCAGCCCGCCGTCGCCGCAGTTCGCGCCGATGGGCGACGACGAGGGCCTGCTGATCGTGGTCGCTGCGGATCGACGCTGGTTCCCCGAGCAGAAGGACCTGCCGAGCGCGCGCGGCCTGCAGCTGCAGGTCGGCGACGTGGCCGGCCCGGGTGTTGTGGAGGACGCCGCGCTCGGCTGGCGGGTGCAGGCGGCCTGA
- a CDS encoding TPM domain-containing protein → MTWLLLLLCLLPMAALAAIPVPALDDPVVDTANALSADTRATLRRQALQLQARKGAQLQVLVVPSVGSEGIEAYAQRVFDQWQLGRAGVDDGVLLLVAVQDRRVRIQTGYGLEGALPDAYAARIIDNAIVPRFREGDFDQGVLDGTTFMVALIEGEDLPAWEEPSASNVLPADWRRADSVVALTLLAGFLAGLWRSPPPLPPAKTEDDFSGSRRERRRKALAANASAPKPTWPTLPAWGRPMLVTAVVGAGMLSVALLLPRHVLPGLCFVLALGVPVATLLGWCWRRSRGVRVVLCGMLVLGAVFLVQALLRGQLPPSLARHLLLQAAAGVLTLMVFLLVQACRTRWKKNRSSFVVRMTVLVLLTLGYAAGALLAIHRAEGDDPRLLAMIVSGVCGVLLYFVWLFTMLPGERARGRVSSSRERTSSRSSSSSSSSSSSSSSWSGGGGRSGGGGASGSW, encoded by the coding sequence ATGACGTGGCTGTTGTTGCTGCTGTGCCTGCTGCCGATGGCAGCGCTGGCGGCAATCCCGGTCCCGGCGCTGGACGATCCCGTGGTGGACACTGCCAACGCGCTGTCCGCCGACACCCGCGCCACATTGCGCAGGCAGGCGCTGCAGCTGCAGGCGCGGAAAGGTGCACAGCTGCAGGTGCTGGTGGTACCCAGCGTGGGCAGCGAAGGCATCGAGGCCTATGCACAGCGGGTGTTCGATCAGTGGCAGCTGGGTCGCGCCGGTGTCGACGACGGTGTGCTGCTGTTGGTGGCGGTGCAGGACCGCCGCGTGCGCATCCAGACCGGCTATGGCCTGGAAGGAGCGCTACCGGACGCGTACGCCGCTCGCATCATCGATAACGCGATCGTGCCGCGCTTCCGTGAGGGTGATTTCGACCAGGGCGTGCTCGATGGCACGACGTTCATGGTGGCACTGATCGAGGGTGAGGACCTGCCGGCATGGGAAGAACCGTCGGCCAGCAACGTGCTGCCTGCGGACTGGCGACGTGCAGACTCGGTGGTGGCGTTGACCCTGCTGGCCGGCTTCCTGGCCGGGCTGTGGCGCTCGCCGCCGCCCCTCCCGCCGGCGAAGACCGAGGACGATTTCAGCGGCAGCCGTCGGGAGCGGCGGCGCAAGGCACTGGCCGCCAATGCATCGGCACCAAAACCAACCTGGCCGACCTTGCCGGCCTGGGGGCGCCCGATGCTGGTGACCGCTGTTGTGGGTGCGGGCATGCTCTCCGTGGCGCTGCTGCTGCCACGCCATGTGCTGCCGGGCCTGTGCTTCGTGCTGGCGCTGGGTGTGCCGGTGGCGACCCTGCTCGGCTGGTGCTGGCGCCGCAGTCGAGGTGTGCGCGTCGTGCTGTGCGGGATGCTGGTACTCGGCGCGGTCTTCCTGGTGCAGGCGCTGCTTCGTGGCCAGCTGCCACCGAGCCTGGCCCGGCACCTGCTGCTGCAGGCCGCCGCGGGCGTTCTCACCCTGATGGTGTTCCTGCTGGTGCAGGCCTGCCGCACACGCTGGAAGAAGAACCGCAGCAGCTTCGTCGTGCGCATGACGGTGCTGGTGCTGTTGACCCTCGGCTATGCCGCGGGCGCGTTGCTGGCGATCCATCGTGCCGAAGGTGACGATCCACGGCTGCTGGCAATGATCGTGTCCGGGGTGTGCGGCGTACTGCTGTACTTCGTGTGGTTGTTCACCATGCTGCCGGGCGAGCGCGCACGTGGCCGGGTTTCATCATCCCGCGAACGCACGTCGTCCCGTTCGTCGTCCTCGTCGAGTTCGTCGTCGAGCAGTTCCAGCAGCTGGTCTGGAGGCGGCGGCCGCAGCGGCGGAGGCGGCGCGTCCGGCAGCTGGTAG
- a CDS encoding M3 family metallopeptidase has product MQAFRKRATTAAAVAAVLAIAPFSGAQAQSVHADDRAYFANATAEQTARDALGKRVEALQQASNLASAERFRQAEILEAQCLRHHGYLHLQAARNARDQRPAQALDQVTGLCSRIARSGRAALREAPADAAWAAPYGFLRARALKEAATPANAALDEAVEALADPALNSFARLRGQILRSAEYPQIEHGGRHWDTGRDKQALAQQPDRALREAGWKGYWQGLHSRREPMASVLLGLVQVNDAAARLQGDGSAPAHGYQRMGLDTAVVDATLVAVEQHAEDRRAYQEMLLHHAARSGIDAPQIWDTTVPDAGYTPPVLTLAQLRDNAADAMQHLGPAYVGELRALLDPANRRMDLATERGERSQDAFPVSAPGVPAMLFVGVRRGDLESDVEIAHEAGHAVHGEWMQRGHASPLQRNGSQWLTEAFAIYNELRFRHQLYQQAQDPRAKAYYLKSLLDDMVLQLFTSSEEAQLEQSIYQGVAAGTLGTADDLDALTGQVLARFGQQPERYPQLRNTWIGKRLMYEDPNYLVNYLYAGLLAVQLYVQDQRDPEGFRERYLAVLGEGFDRAPNEQVAQLLGHAPDWAALVDADLQVFNQTAAQLQALHARIEAGQGT; this is encoded by the coding sequence ATGCAGGCTTTCAGGAAGCGCGCCACCACCGCCGCCGCCGTCGCTGCCGTATTGGCGATAGCCCCCTTCAGCGGCGCCCAGGCACAGTCGGTGCATGCCGATGACCGCGCCTACTTCGCCAATGCCACCGCCGAGCAGACCGCGCGTGACGCGCTGGGCAAGCGCGTCGAGGCCCTGCAGCAGGCGTCCAACCTTGCATCCGCGGAACGCTTCCGGCAGGCCGAGATACTGGAGGCGCAGTGCCTGCGACATCACGGCTACCTGCACCTGCAGGCCGCCCGCAATGCGCGTGATCAGCGTCCGGCCCAGGCGCTGGATCAGGTGACGGGGCTGTGCAGCCGCATCGCTCGCAGTGGTCGCGCCGCACTGCGCGAGGCACCCGCAGATGCAGCGTGGGCAGCACCGTATGGCTTCCTGCGCGCACGCGCGCTGAAGGAGGCTGCCACCCCGGCCAACGCCGCGCTGGATGAGGCCGTGGAGGCACTGGCCGATCCGGCGCTGAACAGCTTCGCACGCCTGCGCGGGCAGATCCTGCGCAGCGCCGAGTATCCGCAGATCGAGCACGGCGGCCGGCACTGGGACACGGGGCGCGACAAGCAGGCGCTGGCACAGCAGCCCGACCGCGCCCTGCGCGAGGCCGGCTGGAAGGGCTACTGGCAGGGGCTGCACTCGCGCCGTGAGCCGATGGCTTCGGTGCTGCTGGGGCTGGTGCAGGTGAATGACGCTGCCGCGCGCCTGCAGGGTGATGGCTCGGCGCCGGCACACGGCTACCAGCGCATGGGTCTGGATACCGCCGTCGTGGATGCAACGCTGGTGGCGGTCGAACAGCACGCGGAGGACCGCCGCGCCTACCAGGAGATGCTGCTGCACCACGCTGCGCGATCCGGCATCGATGCGCCGCAGATCTGGGATACCACCGTGCCCGATGCCGGCTACACGCCACCGGTGCTGACGCTGGCGCAGCTGCGCGACAACGCCGCCGATGCCATGCAGCACCTGGGGCCGGCGTACGTCGGTGAGCTGCGCGCGCTGCTCGATCCGGCCAACCGGCGTATGGATCTGGCCACCGAACGTGGTGAGCGCAGCCAGGACGCGTTCCCGGTGAGCGCTCCCGGTGTGCCGGCAATGCTGTTCGTTGGCGTGCGCCGTGGTGATCTGGAAAGCGACGTCGAGATCGCCCATGAAGCTGGCCATGCCGTGCATGGCGAGTGGATGCAGCGCGGTCATGCGTCGCCGCTGCAGCGCAATGGCAGCCAGTGGCTGACCGAGGCGTTCGCGATCTACAACGAGTTGCGCTTCCGACACCAGCTGTACCAGCAGGCACAGGACCCGCGTGCCAAGGCCTATTACCTGAAGTCGCTGCTGGACGACATGGTGCTGCAGCTGTTCACCTCTTCCGAGGAGGCGCAGCTGGAGCAGTCGATCTACCAGGGCGTTGCCGCCGGCACGCTGGGTACCGCCGATGACCTGGACGCGCTGACCGGGCAGGTGCTGGCGCGCTTCGGCCAGCAACCGGAACGCTACCCGCAGCTGCGCAACACCTGGATCGGCAAGCGCCTGATGTATGAAGACCCGAACTACCTGGTGAACTACCTGTATGCAGGGCTGCTGGCCGTGCAGCTGTATGTGCAGGACCAGCGCGACCCCGAAGGCTTCCGTGAGCGCTATCTTGCCGTGCTTGGCGAGGGCTTCGACCGCGCGCCGAACGAGCAGGTGGCGCAACTGCTGGGGCACGCGCCAGACTGGGCGGCCCTGGTGGATGCCGATCTGCAGGTGTTCAACCAGACGGCGGCACAGCTGCAGGCGCTGCATGCGCGGATCGAGGCAGGGCAGGGTACGTGA
- a CDS encoding YiiX/YebB-like N1pC/P60 family cysteine hydrolase: MHRLLLLIGLLLIGLLPALWPAVALAVDVHEGDLLFVTAGHSGLSAAIDDATGTQGAPSFDHVALVASAPKGWEVLHADEKGSRRQSLVQFRQEARDKQRQIVVYRLRAPQQAAIRDAVATARTMLGKPYNTSYVLNEDSYYCSDFIERAFRAHHVFALQPMNFRNPQTGEISQHWIDLYRGMGMDVPQGQPGTNPNDMSAAPVLQPIGMLE; the protein is encoded by the coding sequence ATGCATCGCCTCCTGCTCCTGATCGGCCTGCTCCTGATCGGCCTGCTGCCCGCCCTGTGGCCGGCCGTGGCGTTGGCCGTCGATGTCCACGAAGGCGACCTGCTGTTCGTCACCGCCGGCCACAGCGGCCTCAGTGCGGCCATCGACGATGCCACCGGCACGCAGGGCGCACCCAGCTTCGATCACGTCGCGCTGGTCGCTTCCGCGCCGAAGGGCTGGGAGGTATTGCATGCAGACGAGAAAGGATCTCGCCGGCAATCGCTGGTCCAATTCCGCCAGGAGGCGCGCGACAAGCAGCGGCAGATCGTGGTCTATCGTCTGCGTGCACCGCAGCAGGCGGCCATCAGGGATGCGGTCGCCACCGCGCGCACGATGCTGGGCAAGCCGTACAACACGTCGTATGTGTTGAACGAGGACAGCTACTACTGCTCGGACTTCATCGAACGCGCCTTCCGTGCGCACCACGTTTTCGCATTGCAGCCGATGAATTTCCGTAACCCGCAGACCGGGGAGATTTCCCAGCACTGGATTGACCTGTACCGCGGCATGGGCATGGACGTGCCGCAGGGTCAGCCCGGCACCAATCCCAACGACATGTCGGCGGCGCCGGTGTTGCAGCCTATCGGCATGCTGGAATAA
- a CDS encoding short-chain fatty acid transporter, whose amino-acid sequence MASTAAVQDGWMARAALRSAAWAEKWFPDAYVFAVLGVVIVALAAMGFGSTPQATASAFGDGFWSLIPFTMQMAFVVIGGYAVATAPVVARFIDFLARVPRTGRGAVVYVGLVSMLASLLSWGFSLVFGGLLVRALARRTELRMDYRAAGASAYLGLGAVWAMGLSSSAAQLQANPASMPPGLVEITGVLPFTETIFLWQSIALTAVLILVSLLIAWLTAPAAGSARTAEDFPGAAQAEPEPLQQRTRPGEWLEYSPLLTVLLSLLAFGWLFNEFANKPVVTAIANLNTYNFMFISLGLLLHWRPRSFLNAVAKAVPSTTGVLIQFPLYGGIAMILTHAAGGDGQTLAHRLSSLFVHVASTDTFALVMGVYSAVLGFFVPSGGGKWIIEAPYVMQAANELKAHLGWAVQVYNAAEALPNLINPFWMLPLLGVLGLKARDIVGFTFIQLLVHIPLVLGLLWLLGMTLAYVPPVMP is encoded by the coding sequence ATGGCCTCGACGGCAGCAGTACAGGACGGCTGGATGGCGCGCGCTGCGCTGCGCTCGGCCGCTTGGGCGGAAAAGTGGTTCCCCGATGCGTACGTATTCGCGGTGCTGGGCGTGGTCATCGTCGCGCTGGCCGCGATGGGCTTCGGCTCGACCCCGCAGGCCACCGCCAGCGCCTTCGGTGACGGTTTCTGGAGCCTGATCCCCTTCACCATGCAGATGGCCTTCGTGGTCATCGGTGGCTACGCGGTGGCGACCGCGCCGGTGGTCGCTCGCTTCATCGATTTCCTCGCCCGTGTGCCGCGCACCGGCCGTGGTGCGGTGGTGTACGTGGGCCTGGTCAGCATGCTGGCCTCGCTGCTCAGCTGGGGGTTCTCGCTGGTGTTCGGCGGTCTGCTGGTGCGCGCGCTGGCACGCCGCACCGAACTGCGCATGGACTATCGCGCCGCCGGCGCCTCGGCCTACCTCGGCCTGGGGGCGGTGTGGGCGATGGGGCTGAGTTCGTCGGCCGCACAGCTGCAGGCCAACCCGGCCAGCATGCCGCCGGGCCTGGTGGAGATTACCGGCGTTCTGCCGTTTACCGAAACCATTTTCCTGTGGCAGTCGATCGCGCTGACTGCGGTGCTGATTCTGGTCTCGCTGCTGATCGCCTGGTTGACCGCACCGGCCGCAGGCAGCGCTCGCACCGCCGAAGACTTCCCCGGTGCCGCGCAGGCCGAACCGGAGCCACTGCAGCAGCGCACGCGCCCGGGCGAGTGGCTGGAATACAGCCCGCTGCTGACCGTGCTGCTCTCGCTGCTGGCGTTCGGCTGGCTGTTCAACGAGTTCGCCAACAAGCCGGTGGTCACCGCCATCGCCAACCTCAATACCTACAACTTCATGTTCATTTCGCTGGGCCTGCTGCTGCACTGGCGCCCGCGCAGCTTCCTCAACGCGGTGGCCAAGGCGGTACCGAGCACCACCGGCGTGCTGATCCAGTTCCCGCTGTACGGTGGCATCGCGATGATCCTCACCCACGCTGCCGGCGGCGATGGACAGACGCTGGCGCACCGGTTGTCGAGCCTGTTCGTGCACGTGGCCAGCACCGATACCTTCGCGCTGGTGATGGGCGTCTACTCGGCGGTGCTGGGCTTCTTCGTGCCCTCCGGTGGCGGCAAGTGGATCATCGAAGCGCCGTACGTGATGCAGGCCGCCAACGAACTGAAGGCACACCTGGGCTGGGCGGTGCAGGTCTACAACGCAGCCGAAGCGCTGCCGAACCTGATCAACCCGTTCTGGATGCTGCCGCTGCTTGGCGTGCTGGGCCTGAAGGCACGCGACATCGTGGGCTTCACCTTCATCCAGCTGCTGGTGCACATCCCGCTGGTGCTGGGCCTGCTGTGGCTGCTGGGCATGACCCTGGCGTATGTGCCGCCGGTGATGCCCTGA